From one Methermicoccus shengliensis DSM 18856 genomic stretch:
- a CDS encoding glycosyltransferase family 4 protein, with protein sequence MKVCLIGHFRGNTDEGFRNVSHNISVHLQKLHEVHSIDAGVSIFPEALRMHSPSVVHQVAGPSLRAFLTLRYVGMLTGAPTVLSALHPECLQLFSKGIRRSLVPLLRPKVVLVQSHTSDELFRGLGCNTRLLPNGVDTGRFVPVCEEEKLKLREKYGIDKERFVVLHVGHIINERNLQVFRDVRREDIQVVVVASTHKPFDEAVFRLLKELGCKVIAEYLPKVEEVYQLSDCYVFPAMENNSIFMPLSVLEAMACNLPVITTRFEGLTTFFGEGNGLFFVDSRGQDDILSLIDEISDGVKVSNRERVLPYSWENISIELTKIYTEVLEGDE encoded by the coding sequence ATGAAAGTATGCCTTATAGGGCACTTCAGGGGAAACACGGATGAGGGCTTCAGAAATGTTTCCCACAACATCTCTGTGCACCTCCAAAAGCTCCACGAGGTGCATTCGATAGACGCGGGGGTGTCCATCTTTCCAGAGGCTCTGAGGATGCACAGCCCAAGCGTGGTCCATCAGGTTGCGGGCCCCTCTCTCAGAGCCTTTCTGACGCTGAGGTATGTCGGCATGCTGACAGGTGCACCCACGGTGCTCTCTGCACTGCACCCCGAGTGCCTTCAGCTCTTCTCCAAGGGCATTCGCAGAAGTCTCGTCCCTCTTTTGAGGCCCAAGGTGGTGCTCGTTCAGTCCCATACCAGCGATGAGCTTTTTAGGGGGCTTGGGTGCAACACGAGGCTCTTGCCAAATGGTGTGGACACCGGGAGGTTTGTGCCCGTGTGTGAGGAGGAAAAGCTGAAGCTCAGGGAGAAATACGGAATCGACAAGGAGAGGTTCGTGGTACTTCATGTGGGGCACATAATAAATGAGAGAAACCTGCAGGTCTTTAGAGACGTTCGCCGGGAGGACATACAGGTTGTGGTCGTCGCCAGCACTCACAAGCCCTTTGATGAGGCTGTTTTTAGGCTGCTGAAGGAGCTGGGATGCAAAGTGATTGCGGAATACCTTCCCAAGGTTGAGGAGGTGTACCAGCTTTCTGACTGCTATGTATTTCCCGCTATGGAGAACAACAGCATATTCATGCCCCTCTCTGTTCTGGAGGCGATGGCGTGCAACCTGCCGGTGATAACCACGAGGTTCGAGGGGCTGACGACCTTTTTTGGGGAGGGAAATGGGCTGTTCTTTGTTGACTCCAGAGGGCAGGACGACATTTTGAGCTTGATAGACGAGATTAGCGATGGAGTAAAGGTGAGCAACAGGGAGAGGGTCCTACCGTATTCGTGGGAAAATATAAGCATTGAGCTCACCAAGATTTACACTGAGGTGCTGGAAGGCGATGAGTAA
- a CDS encoding nucleotidyltransferase family protein: MREVSSTIALLRVIGSPFAYECEPPESKRECLRLYEHAVKNKVGLLYLERLSEMDMLDSLEQKHREERDRHREQLLTAIRVCELLSSHGARYALFKSIMPFPATPNDVDVVHFGSDEEYDRIAEVLLRSGYVEVKGHTDSSQRMFHDARVCEHAHPDRKDVYDVDIYHKVAASYLVYLDRKKLERCVVEERVSGGRIRMLTPEAELVAIITHSILPEQLFTAFAYYPALYYLAKMSPREIRRFVGMAEESAVKTAVRAHLSLTAQLHETAHGFVPEEVNRVLEVVGKDKGEVDRLLRNDMNTPHRYSLWTLFRLLVEKCKEGEFRRSVVDQMVHMTDPTLLRWVIGNIIWRRRRKTY; encoded by the coding sequence TTGCGGGAAGTTAGCAGCACCATAGCCCTTCTGAGGGTGATAGGCTCTCCATTCGCATACGAGTGCGAGCCCCCTGAGAGCAAGCGGGAGTGCTTAAGGCTGTATGAGCATGCAGTAAAGAACAAGGTAGGGCTGCTGTATCTCGAGCGTCTCAGCGAGATGGACATGCTGGATAGCCTCGAGCAAAAGCACAGAGAGGAGAGAGACAGACACAGGGAGCAGCTGCTTACCGCCATAAGGGTGTGTGAGCTTTTAAGCTCCCATGGTGCACGATATGCACTGTTCAAGAGCATCATGCCCTTTCCTGCCACACCCAACGATGTGGATGTGGTGCACTTTGGCTCGGATGAGGAGTATGATAGGATAGCAGAGGTGTTGCTTCGTTCGGGCTATGTGGAGGTAAAAGGCCATACAGACTCCTCCCAGAGGATGTTTCATGATGCAAGAGTATGCGAGCACGCGCACCCAGACAGAAAGGATGTGTACGATGTGGACATATATCACAAGGTTGCTGCGAGCTATCTCGTTTATCTGGACAGGAAAAAGCTCGAAAGGTGTGTGGTAGAGGAGAGGGTCTCGGGCGGTAGGATAAGGATGTTGACGCCAGAGGCAGAGCTCGTTGCCATAATCACCCATTCCATACTTCCAGAGCAGCTATTCACGGCTTTTGCGTACTATCCAGCACTGTATTACCTTGCAAAAATGAGCCCCCGCGAAATCAGGCGGTTTGTCGGCATGGCAGAGGAGAGTGCAGTCAAAACTGCCGTAAGGGCGCATCTCTCCCTCACAGCACAGCTCCACGAAACAGCCCATGGCTTCGTTCCAGAGGAGGTCAACAGGGTGCTCGAGGTGGTCGGGAAGGACAAAGGGGAGGTGGACAGACTGCTGAGAAATGACATGAACACACCACATCGCTATAGCCTTTGGACATTGTTCAGGCTCCTCGTGGAAAAGTGCAAGGAGGGCGAGTTCAGAAGAAGCGTTGTTGACCAGATGGTGCACATGACAGACCCCACCCTTTTAAGGTGGGTAATTGGCAACATCATATGGAGAAGGAGAAGGAAGACATATTGA
- a CDS encoding dTMP kinase, producing the protein MSKGSLICFTGIDGSGKSTLAEMLVGRMDAEGMEVRYVHNVYNSLLLRPIMELMKRTVFKGKTISENYWAFESTRNELFEKPLLSTLYKYAVLLDYIAQTVFSVKMPLIMGKNVVCDRYVYDVIVNLAVELHLSREETKRLARWCFRVLSKPDVLFLLDVPEDVAYKRKDDVPSIEYLRERKRVYMDVAEDGGIIRLDGTKSVDELGVLAWEKMCERLRGEVPCGKLAAP; encoded by the coding sequence ATGAGTAAGGGGAGCCTGATATGCTTTACAGGAATTGACGGGTCTGGCAAGAGCACCCTCGCAGAGATGCTGGTCGGAAGGATGGATGCAGAGGGTATGGAGGTGAGATACGTCCACAATGTATACAACTCCCTCCTCTTGAGGCCCATTATGGAACTCATGAAGAGGACGGTTTTTAAAGGGAAGACAATATCAGAGAATTACTGGGCGTTTGAGAGCACACGAAATGAGCTGTTCGAAAAGCCCCTTTTGTCCACTCTTTATAAGTACGCAGTTCTCTTGGATTACATCGCTCAGACGGTCTTTAGCGTTAAGATGCCTCTGATCATGGGAAAAAATGTTGTGTGTGACAGGTACGTGTACGATGTCATAGTAAACCTTGCAGTGGAGCTGCACCTCTCGAGAGAGGAGACAAAGAGGCTGGCAAGGTGGTGCTTTAGGGTGCTCTCGAAGCCAGATGTCCTATTTTTATTGGATGTCCCCGAGGATGTGGCATATAAAAGAAAGGACGACGTACCAAGCATCGAGTATCTGAGGGAGAGAAAGAGAGTGTATATGGATGTTGCAGAGGACGGCGGAATAATCAGGCTGGATGGCACAAAAAGTGTGGATGAGCTGGGGGTGCTGGCGTGGGAGAAGATGTGCGAGAGGCTGAGGGGAGAGGTGCCTTGCGGGAAGTTAGCAGCACCATAG